From Rutidosis leptorrhynchoides isolate AG116_Rl617_1_P2 chromosome 3, CSIRO_AGI_Rlap_v1, whole genome shotgun sequence, a single genomic window includes:
- the LOC139896705 gene encoding histone-lysine N-methyltransferase ASHH3 isoform X1, which yields MPAMNKTNEKGDIGQMFDNLANEIGEPVEFGLPDWLNKWKPNYTIIKRNIYLTPKEPKVKRRVRVEDDGIFCSCSSTPGSSGVCGIDCHCGMLLSSCSSNCKCDESCRNKPFHQRPMKKMKIVQTEKCGSGVVAEEDIMQGEFVIEYVGEVIDDKTCEERLWRMKRQGETNFYLCEINRDMVIDATYKGNKSRYINHSCSPNTEMQKWRIDGETRIGIFATRDIKKGEHLTYDYQFVQFGADQDCHCGAVDCRRKLGVKPPIKSKFPSSDAALKLVACQVALNSSKVKAVLSEKDAYKNGVRNAGCSSNAIHQTRIPHNCIGEVLVIGRPGSTRLFGIIKRFDANSRKHLIMFEDGGTELVDLTQVEWELCNLLA from the exons ATGCCTGCTATGAATAAG ACGAACGAAAAGGGTGATATCGGACAAATGTTTGATAATTTGGCGAACGAGATTGGAGAACCGGTCGAGTTCGGACTTCCTGACTGGTTAAATAAATGGAAACCTAACTATACTATCATAAAGCGCA ATATATATCTAACACCAAAGGAACCGAAAGTTAAGAGGCGAGTTCGAGTGGAAGATGATGGAATATTCTGTTCCTGCAGCTCAACACCAGGCTCTTCTGGTGTATGTGGTATAGATTGCCATTGTGG AATGCTACTATCGAGCTGCTCGTCTAACTGTAAATGCGATGAGTCATGTCGCAATAAACCATTTCACCAACGACCTATGAAGAAAATGAAGATAGTGCAG ACAGAAAAGTGTGGCTCAGGAGTTGTCGCTGAGGAGGATATCATGCAAGGGGAGTTTGTAATAGAATATGTTGGAGAAG TTATTGATGACAAAACATGTGAAGAAAGACTTTGGAGGATGAAGCGTCAGGGTGAAACTAATTTTTACTTGTGCGAGATTAACCGAGACATGGTGATTGATGCCACATACAAAGGAAATAAATCAAGATATATAAATCATAGTTGTTCCCCAAATACCGAGATGCAGAAATG GAGGATTGATGGTGAAACAAGGATCGGCATATTTGCAACTCGGGATATAAAGAAAGGGGAACACCTGACCTATGATTACCA ATTTGTGCAGTTTGGTGCCGACCAAGACTGTCATTGTGGTGCTGTAGACTGTAGACGAAAACTGGGGGTGAAGCCGCCTATCAAATCAAAGTTCCCTTCTTCAGATGCTGCATTGAAGCTAGTTGCATGTCAGGTGGCTTTAAATTCTTCAAAAGTTAAAGCAGTTCTTTCTGAGAAAGAT GCTTACAAGAATGGTGTTCGGAATGCAg GATGTTCTAGCAATGCCATTCATCAAACAAGAATACCTCATAATTGCATTGGAGAAGTTCTCGTGATAGGACGGCCTGGGTCAACCAG ATTATTTGGCATCATTAAGCGGTTTGACGCAAACTCAAGAAAGCACCTG ATCATGTTCGAAGATGGTGGCACTGAGCTCGTTGATTTGACACAAGTTGAATGGGAGCTTTGTAACCTTTTAGCTTAA
- the LOC139896705 gene encoding histone-lysine N-methyltransferase ASHH3 isoform X2 — protein sequence MFDNLANEIGEPVEFGLPDWLNKWKPNYTIIKRNIYLTPKEPKVKRRVRVEDDGIFCSCSSTPGSSGVCGIDCHCGMLLSSCSSNCKCDESCRNKPFHQRPMKKMKIVQTEKCGSGVVAEEDIMQGEFVIEYVGEVIDDKTCEERLWRMKRQGETNFYLCEINRDMVIDATYKGNKSRYINHSCSPNTEMQKWRIDGETRIGIFATRDIKKGEHLTYDYQFVQFGADQDCHCGAVDCRRKLGVKPPIKSKFPSSDAALKLVACQVALNSSKVKAVLSEKDAYKNGVRNAGCSSNAIHQTRIPHNCIGEVLVIGRPGSTRLFGIIKRFDANSRKHLIMFEDGGTELVDLTQVEWELCNLLA from the exons ATGTTTGATAATTTGGCGAACGAGATTGGAGAACCGGTCGAGTTCGGACTTCCTGACTGGTTAAATAAATGGAAACCTAACTATACTATCATAAAGCGCA ATATATATCTAACACCAAAGGAACCGAAAGTTAAGAGGCGAGTTCGAGTGGAAGATGATGGAATATTCTGTTCCTGCAGCTCAACACCAGGCTCTTCTGGTGTATGTGGTATAGATTGCCATTGTGG AATGCTACTATCGAGCTGCTCGTCTAACTGTAAATGCGATGAGTCATGTCGCAATAAACCATTTCACCAACGACCTATGAAGAAAATGAAGATAGTGCAG ACAGAAAAGTGTGGCTCAGGAGTTGTCGCTGAGGAGGATATCATGCAAGGGGAGTTTGTAATAGAATATGTTGGAGAAG TTATTGATGACAAAACATGTGAAGAAAGACTTTGGAGGATGAAGCGTCAGGGTGAAACTAATTTTTACTTGTGCGAGATTAACCGAGACATGGTGATTGATGCCACATACAAAGGAAATAAATCAAGATATATAAATCATAGTTGTTCCCCAAATACCGAGATGCAGAAATG GAGGATTGATGGTGAAACAAGGATCGGCATATTTGCAACTCGGGATATAAAGAAAGGGGAACACCTGACCTATGATTACCA ATTTGTGCAGTTTGGTGCCGACCAAGACTGTCATTGTGGTGCTGTAGACTGTAGACGAAAACTGGGGGTGAAGCCGCCTATCAAATCAAAGTTCCCTTCTTCAGATGCTGCATTGAAGCTAGTTGCATGTCAGGTGGCTTTAAATTCTTCAAAAGTTAAAGCAGTTCTTTCTGAGAAAGAT GCTTACAAGAATGGTGTTCGGAATGCAg GATGTTCTAGCAATGCCATTCATCAAACAAGAATACCTCATAATTGCATTGGAGAAGTTCTCGTGATAGGACGGCCTGGGTCAACCAG ATTATTTGGCATCATTAAGCGGTTTGACGCAAACTCAAGAAAGCACCTG ATCATGTTCGAAGATGGTGGCACTGAGCTCGTTGATTTGACACAAGTTGAATGGGAGCTTTGTAACCTTTTAGCTTAA
- the LOC139896705 gene encoding histone-lysine N-methyltransferase ASHH3 isoform X3, whose amino-acid sequence MPAMNKTNEKGDIGQMFDNLANEIGEPVEFGLPDWLNKWKPNYTIIKRNIYLTPKEPKVKRRVRVEDDGIFCSCSSTPGSSGVCGIDCHCGMLLSSCSSNCKCDESCRNKPFHQRPMKKMKIVQTEKCGSGVVAEEDIMQGEFVIEYVGEVIDDKTCEERLWRMKRQGETNFYLCEINRDMVIDATYKGNKSRYINHSCSPNTEMQKWRIDGETRIGIFATRDIKKGEHLTYDYQFVQFGADQDCHCGAVDCRRKLGVKPPIKSKFPSSDAALKLVACQAYKNGVRNAGCSSNAIHQTRIPHNCIGEVLVIGRPGSTRLFGIIKRFDANSRKHLIMFEDGGTELVDLTQVEWELCNLLA is encoded by the exons ATGCCTGCTATGAATAAG ACGAACGAAAAGGGTGATATCGGACAAATGTTTGATAATTTGGCGAACGAGATTGGAGAACCGGTCGAGTTCGGACTTCCTGACTGGTTAAATAAATGGAAACCTAACTATACTATCATAAAGCGCA ATATATATCTAACACCAAAGGAACCGAAAGTTAAGAGGCGAGTTCGAGTGGAAGATGATGGAATATTCTGTTCCTGCAGCTCAACACCAGGCTCTTCTGGTGTATGTGGTATAGATTGCCATTGTGG AATGCTACTATCGAGCTGCTCGTCTAACTGTAAATGCGATGAGTCATGTCGCAATAAACCATTTCACCAACGACCTATGAAGAAAATGAAGATAGTGCAG ACAGAAAAGTGTGGCTCAGGAGTTGTCGCTGAGGAGGATATCATGCAAGGGGAGTTTGTAATAGAATATGTTGGAGAAG TTATTGATGACAAAACATGTGAAGAAAGACTTTGGAGGATGAAGCGTCAGGGTGAAACTAATTTTTACTTGTGCGAGATTAACCGAGACATGGTGATTGATGCCACATACAAAGGAAATAAATCAAGATATATAAATCATAGTTGTTCCCCAAATACCGAGATGCAGAAATG GAGGATTGATGGTGAAACAAGGATCGGCATATTTGCAACTCGGGATATAAAGAAAGGGGAACACCTGACCTATGATTACCA ATTTGTGCAGTTTGGTGCCGACCAAGACTGTCATTGTGGTGCTGTAGACTGTAGACGAAAACTGGGGGTGAAGCCGCCTATCAAATCAAAGTTCCCTTCTTCAGATGCTGCATTGAAGCTAGTTGCATGTCAG GCTTACAAGAATGGTGTTCGGAATGCAg GATGTTCTAGCAATGCCATTCATCAAACAAGAATACCTCATAATTGCATTGGAGAAGTTCTCGTGATAGGACGGCCTGGGTCAACCAG ATTATTTGGCATCATTAAGCGGTTTGACGCAAACTCAAGAAAGCACCTG ATCATGTTCGAAGATGGTGGCACTGAGCTCGTTGATTTGACACAAGTTGAATGGGAGCTTTGTAACCTTTTAGCTTAA